The Thunnus thynnus chromosome 1, fThuThy2.1, whole genome shotgun sequence nucleotide sequence AAGTAGATCACTTTCAGCATGATCCTATGAGAGACCAGGAGCTGGAACACCAAAGAGCCCTTCTTGACCAACCAGCCCCAAAAGTCAACTTTGACATGAGGGAGCCGAGCCTGAAAGAGATCCAGAAGGTGGTGAAAGCAGCTAGAGCCAGCTCAGCCCCTGGACCGAGTGGAGTACCATACAAGGTTCACAAGCACTGTCCAGAACTACTCAAACTCCTCTGGAAACTCACATGGACAATGTGACGCAGGGGGGTCGTTGCCGAGCAGTGGAGATTATGCTGAAGGTGTGTTGAATCCCAAGTAAGAGAATTCCACAAACATTGAGCAGTTTAGACCTATCTCGCTGCTAATTGTCGAAGGCAAGATTTACTTCAGCGTCTTGTCCCGGTGGACGACAGACTTTCTGCCAAAGAACAACTATATTGACACCTCAGTGCAGAAAGATGGGACTCCAGGGATGCTGGGCTGCCTTGAACATACAGTCACCCAGCTGATTAGAGCGGCACGTGAGGGGTTGTGCTGTGGTAAATCTGGCTAATGCATATGGGTCAATACCACACAAGTTGGTAGAGACTGCACTAAACTGGTACCATGTTCCCAGTAAGATCAAGGACCTCATCCTGGATTACTATAGCAACTTCAGATTGAGAGTAACTTCTGGGCCAGTAGCATCAAGTTGGCATCGGCTGGAGAAGGGCATCATCACTGAACGTACAATATCAGTCACCCTCTTTGCCCTTGCCATGAACACGGTCATAAAAACTGCAGAGGTGGAGTGTGGAGGCCCATTAACCAAGTCTGGCATGCGACTGCCCCCCACCAGGGCCTACATGGATGGCCATTCTCTGTACCAGGCAGCAGATGAATCCTCCAAGGACTGAAGAGGCTTATCAAGTGGGCAAGGATGAGCTTCAGGCCTGCCAAGTCCAGGTCACTTGTTCTGAAGAAAGGCAGAGTCTCTGACAAATTCTACTTTGCCCTGGATGGCACCGCAATTCCATCTATGAATGTGAAGTCAGTCACGAGTTTGGGAAAATGTTTTGACCACAGCCTCAGGGATGTGGCAGCCATCCAGGCATCAAGGAGCTAGAGACCTGGCTCAACAGAGTGGACAAGTCAGGACTGCCTGGAAAATTCAAGTCCTGGATATACCATCATGGCATCCTGCCATGGATCATCTGGCCGTTGCTGGTTTACAATGTACCCATCACATCAGTGGAGACAATGGAGAGGAGAATCAGCGGATACTTCTGCAGGTGGCTCAGCTTACCATGCAGCCTTAGCAGCGCAGCTCTGTACGGGAAGAATAACATCCTGCAGCTTCCTTTCAACAGTTTCATGGAAGAGTTTAAGGTCTTCCAGCCTAGAGAGGCATTGCAGTACATAGACTCCAATTATCCCAAAGTCTCAGCGGCTGGCAATGAAATCCACACTGATAGGAAATGGAGCACCACCGGGGAGCTGGAGAGGGCAGAAGTGACCCTGAGGCATAAGGCGGTGGTGGGGGCAGTGGCAATTGGAAGAACAGGCTTGGGAGGCTTTCCGACGCCTCAATACAACAAGGTCCAGGGCAAGGAGAGGCTGCTGCTTTTCCAGGAAGAAGTGAGAGCATAAATGGAGGAAGCAAGAAAAAGCAGTATGCTAGGCATGTAGCAACAGGGGGCATGGATGAGATGGGAGAGTGCAGTGGAACAAAGGTTCACTTGGACTGACATCTGGCGAGCAGAGCCCCAGTGCATAAAATTCTTGATCCAATGATGATGCCTCCCAGCACATCCATAGGATGCAGGTAAAGGTCCTCACATTAACAATACTTATTCATAGTGATAAttttcctgtgtatttttacaATTTATAACGTTCAATAACTTATACTGGATTACTGTGGTTGCGATCTGATTCTGTTGAATGTTGGTTAATTAACTGTCAGTATGCACAGTAAGTCGACATATAAAAGTGATGAAGTTCAACAACttgaaagtattaaaagtaatgTGTTTTACAGAATTAAAGTGAACAAAAGTGAACATATATTAATGAGAgcatacatttttattgatcAATTAAGCAAGAGTATCAAGATTGACTTCAGTCTCCTCAATTTTTTTCCCATGTAATGAGAGCATTTGACATAGAAATGATTGTGATAAAACAGGATTACACATTACAAATCAATCtagattgttgttttaaatcatACAGTAATACAGAATAGTAGAAGTACTTGTAAAGTTTCTTGACATTCTACAGCGTTGACCACCGCAAATGAACAATCACCCAGCAGCTGCAGTGCCAGCTGATCATCCTTTCAGTGTGGCTCAATATAAAACTTTCTGGGTTACAaggctcacacacactttttgttcCTCTCTGGAGTATTTTTCAGTGTATACAAAGTAGACATTTTAAGGATGTTAAATGATAGTTTAAGATTTTTGTTTGCTGCAACAATTTCTCCTGTTAATACTAGCAACATAAAGATTTCttcaaaaacaatttcaatATAGGTGACAatagacaaaatccacagtgctTGTTCTgtatagaaatacattttaaaggtcAACAAATGCTGATATGAGGCTTCTGCAGAGTGAGTTAAACAAATCAATTTGGTATCTTCCAAAGCTAGTCTTTGTGGTACagaattccctctttgtgtcctTCTGTCATGCCTCAGCAATCAAACACTGTCCGCTGAagcacaaagaggaaattttgtattaaaaatattgtAAGTTTGAAAGATAACCACTCAatttgtctaactcagactgctgaagcttcatattaactttaTCTGAACTTAAGAAGCAATGTTTACACAGAACGAGGACTGGATTCTGTCCATCATTTCATATCACCTCAGGAAGGGATCTTCTTACAGCTAGAATGAGCAAGAGGAGCAACAGCAATGATCAAACACTGTTTTAATGTATACAATAACAagtgagtattgttttaaaatggatttataaaaatgtgaacctaATCTTTAATATAAAATTGATTAATTTAGATGTACACATAAATCACCTGTTATTTCTGATACACGAACACCCAATATTTGATAGCAGAAATTATCAAAATTGCTTTATAGTTTCAAACATAATGAATATAGAATTGGTATTCTGCACATGCTGCTGTCCTAGCTTTCAAATACGGGCAAAGGTTGGTATTTgacctttgacattttggttttgTACATGACCACTGCACTGATCATGCCAACAGCTGCTAGAAGACATCCAGCGATGAATaccaggttcaggttcaggttcaggttggtcactggagaaaagagagacaatTTGAATTTGAGGCAGACAAACAAGGCAGTTGTGCTGTTCAGAgaacattttatgtttcatgtaATCATACCTGTGTTTACAGTGCTCTCTGCTGATCTCCTTAGGCGCAGTGGACCCTGGGAAACAAAGTGGCTTGCACTTTGGATGACGGCCTCCCTCTTgcgatgatgatggtggtgactTCCCGACCGTGTGGAGTTGATGCATCCCCGTGAGCATCTGGTGTTGGGGTTCCCTGCTTCACACATCAGGACTGAGCAGCTGATGTACACCTGAATATAACAGGACATGCTGTCATTATATCAGCAGATATACTGATGTGTCTCTAAGTAAACAAATAGCTGAGTTGTTTGTACTCAGACCCCACATACAAGGCCAAACCTCTGCTCCACtttgcttagcttagcttagcgttAAGACTAGAAACAGCTAGTTTAGCTCTTTCGGAAGATTCCAAAATCGACGTACTAGCCCCTCAAAacttcactaattaacacactttattttgcttgtttaatctgcacaaaaaacacGAAGTGTAAAATTGTAAAACTCTAGGACGTAACAGTTCTCAGCTAAGAAATATTCTGGCTGATGACCccctgtaaaaaaacaacttgtagtttttacacttcagtgtttgtacagattaaaaatAAGATATCCATGAATAttcatttgtgagctttagaggtgcagCATTGCagattttttaacctttggacagaccttggctagctgtttcctcctgtttccagtctttatgctaagctaagctaaccggctccAGCCTCTTGTTTACTTTCagcaaaaagcaaataagcacatGCACAAAGTGTAAAACTAAGCATTTAGAGATATCACCAAAACCTTTCACAGTCATTTGCTCCAGTCTAACTGAATAGTTCATTCCTTACCTGGTCATGCATTCCAATGAACTTGAAGGCCTCCATGCAGAACCTGAATTGTCTCTGATTGTCGGCGGAATGGGTTTTAACAGTCTCATCCACGTTACACCTAGCCAAAGCAACAAAAAGAGACATGAAACTTTGTCTCTGTGACTCCAAGCCTTACAATGGAAGCTATTATATGGgcagaatataaatatgctATTGAGGGTATTTACAGGATAAGGAAAAGAAACATGGTTATGCCAAAGAGGTGAAGTAAGTACAACAGGGTTTTTTCAGGCATTAGGACATTAAGACATGTTCATATCACATAGATAAACCTCTAAGGTAGAAGGAGATAACCATCTACTAGCAGAAACACACTGGTGGAAGATAGAttgacatttaatttcaatCTGGATGGAGAGTTGGTGGTGTACAATGCACCCAGGTCACCTTTTatacagacaaccattcacgcTTACATTCACCACTTCACCAAATCTGTATGTCTTTGGTCTGTGCAAGGAAACCAGAGCTCCCGGGATAAACCCACATATACTGGACACAAGAAGAATATACAAACGTCTCATAAAGGTTCTGCTATTTCCTCTGCCACCATTAGGGTGTGTACTCATGCCTACCCATTTTCAATGATGGGGTAGGTTGGCCAGTAGTTGGGGTTATCATATGGTGCAGCCCAGCAGGACTCCACAAACAGCTCAGTGTTGTTGACTGAAGAGGAGGCCTCGATCTCCATGTAGACCCTGCTCCCTACGTCATACTCCAGAGGGTATGAATTTGGATCTTTCATGGTTCGGAATTGATTGGTTTGGTAGAACTCAAACTGGTAGGTGAATGTGCCGAAGCCTTTCTCCCACACTGTGACATTCTTCCTGTGTGCAGTGAAACCCAGTGTCACATTTCCCCGTTTGGGGTACTGGCAGTAGAACTCCACTTCCAGCAGGTGTTTCCTGGTGATCAGGTCTCTGTGGTTGTCAACCGTGGTGATTTCATTCTTGAAAATGAGGTAGTCCTCATCCTCCTGCAGAGtaaaaagttatttattcaGTCCTCAAAGCAGTGATCACAAACAGCAGATAATGAAACCAATGACCCTTCATTACCTCGAGCTGAGTGCCGCAGGCGTTGAGGGGGATGACAGCGATGACGTGTGTGCTGTTTGAGTGGTGTTGGAGGCTGCAGGCGATGTTGGTGGGATCACTGAGCTGCAGACGATCCTCATGGAATCCAGAGAGTGAAGATTTCTCAACCTCTACTGTCATTGTGGACTCACTGCAGATCACGTTGGTTTTAACTAGAGCAAGGGAAatattttttaaccattttgtTCCCACATTATGCTGAAAACTGCATATTTTATACAGAGtgataaaatcaaacaatattcaaaaatgtgtaAGTAGGCAGCTgtgtttaaaggacaggttcactatttttcaagtgtcttaaaacagcagtaaggtgtccatatgaacagtgaaagaggtttccTCACTGTAAGCaatcctcctgttcatactggctactaaaagatccccttcaaatgtgcttttagtGTTcatgatggaggccaaaatccaccgtcattctgtgcaaaaatagtcatatcaagtggatatctgccacatttacagtctttttagcatcaaattccctctttgtgtttcctcggacagtgtttccctgttgagctgcggtggaagtataataacaaaaagagggactttccAATTTACAGGGCCTTCAATTGGAACTTATTCATAGTAGCAGGTGATATATTTGGTGAAAATATACACCACTACAGTTGTAGTTACACTACAAAATCTTGACATTGAAGTAGGCCATTGACTCACCTTCCTCCTTCTTAATGTCCACCAGAACGCACCTCATGTCAGACTGATAGATGCCGGACCTGAAAAGCATTGGTGAACATTGATTTAACACTTTAACTGAGAGGAGTAATGCcacatattattgttatttgttgtctCTTAAATACAATCAAACTTGGAAAAGTGTATATTTTAGATAACTTTATTCATAAGTTAAACTGATGGCCTTACAAAGCTTTTCTTAACCCTCCTTGCAAACTTTTAATATTATTCTTACAATTATGAaatcttgaaaatgaaaaaaaaactgaaaatacagaTACTATTACCTTTGAATTTTAGATTTAACTTTTTATACATATTTGCTTGCTTttttgaatttaattattttaaatcttgGCAACTTGATAGGTTCCATCTTTTATCATAGCTTtcttcaattttcattttacagtcaCAACATGAGAGGTGCATTCTACCTTTTTGATTAGAGATGTACTTTACAAAAcaccaaacacagagaaatgtaACTTACTGTGAAGTCGGGGTggggtggtgatggtgatggccAGTGACTGGGCTTTGAGTGGCAGTTACAGCAGACCTGCAAAATAcgtaaaacagttaaaacatagttttacacaaacatactaatgcaaacataaaagaaatgaaTCCAAGGCTCACCCTGTGAATGATTCAACAGCAAAGCAGATCGCATAATGATCTCCCAAGTCCTCTGGAATAGGCGTCCACCTAATGACAAACTCGTCATGTGTGGTCCTGTGTTTGCTGATGTTCGTTGGCCCACTAATGATGATATCATATATcctgtatgaaaataaaacaaagaaaccaGAGATTTCCTCGTGATTACTGATGTTATTGGTGAAAATTTTTTACTGCCACATGGATCACTTTGGTTCACACTTACGTTGAGTATTGAGCTTGTGCTTTCACTCTGATCTCCACTTCTTTGTTGACCTCTGCATGGATGCGTTCTCCATTTTGGGGTGTTGGATTCACAAACCTTGGCAGGTACTCTCCCTCCTGACATGAGGGAGCAACTGGGTCCACTGGAGTTCAGAAAGAGATCGATTTAAATTCTAAAGTGCAACATGTATTCAATACCTATGAGAAAACTGCCCCTGTGCTGCTCTTTATGGATCAAAACTTTCAAGCTTTTACAGTCTGGCCACACCAAGGCATctagtgatgtcacagcaaGTGTCTTTCATAAGCTGCCAAAGGCAaagacactgaggtcatgttcAGTGAATTTTTTCCcagaattttgtttgttttgtttgttttggctactcttaaaggggaactccaccgATTGTACAAAGTAAAAACTAaggaaactaaaactaaaactaaagtaaaaataagtcgcctcaagtgatgtcacttgagtcagagTCGGTTGGGGCGGAAGACTAcaagtctgaaaatgaaaaaaatccagaCCTCTGTAgtctgctcctcatctctgcttgagacTAGCgactccaggctacattagctgctactagcataattCACCCAAGTCTCCAAACAAACAGTCAGTGGTTTAGTTGTATTGTGGGTAATTGTAGGTGcgaggttttgacaaggaaaaAGAATGACTGGAATAAAAAAACCCATCTCTTGTTCTGCTGAATTGATTTTAATCCTCTTTTTCCAAATCGTCCATTGTTAGTTGGACAATAttataggagtgcaatgctaaatggGTTTCCTTTATCAGTTGATAAAATGTTGCTACCTCTTAGGCTTAATAaaccttttaaaacattttaaaaagcttaaaatgagACTGTTTCACTCAGCTTGtgaaaatgttatgttttggagatacatggttttcacagTACAGAGACCCTCATGTTGGGAAATGAAATTACagacaataaaactgaatagTCCTGATTAGGAATAACAGAATAGATATAGTgtcaaaaattaaattattattatttttttaacctgtttttaGTTTATG carries:
- the LOC137189345 gene encoding uncharacterized protein; this translates as MVSTQVLLLQLLLVSLASASHHFGGTVTFSYKGRNPDGSFKVDVRNRATYDGCQYSHSWNCYSGNCGYNVKSQRGILDRSTNAPQYNNQWCETETVLTKRITNDKPFQMRAASCCWISTRNSVQYWSLLASVDLGTRSDTGEPNRSPDIAILPFLRVPQNCPRTYRLMSIDPDGDKVRCRYGNIGGAECSRCDQPSGFHLDQDSCTLHYHYAYANPSVYGFELVVEDFPQQPITLAYTDGSQSSRSPLTARRGQATTSPSSITPNWWGQHSTTTPPPYPSTTGLPYANTPPLSKLPLHFSLLVDPVAPSCQEGEYLPRFVNPTPQNGERIHAEVNKEVEIRVKAQAQYSTIYDIIISGPTNISKHRTTHDEFVIRWTPIPEDLGDHYAICFAVESFTGRSAVTATQSPVTGHHHHHPTPTSQSGIYQSDMRCVLVDIKKEEVKTNVICSESTMTVEVEKSSLSGFHEDRLQLSDPTNIACSLQHHSNSTHVIAVIPLNACGTQLEEDEDYLIFKNEITTVDNHRDLITRKHLLEVEFYCQYPKRGNVTLGFTAHRKNVTVWEKGFGTFTYQFEFYQTNQFRTMKDPNSYPLEYDVGSRVYMEIEASSSVNNTELFVESCWAAPYDNPNYWPTYPIIENGCNVDETVKTHSADNQRQFRFCMEAFKFIGMHDQVYISCSVLMCEAGNPNTRCSRGCINSTRSGSHHHHHRKREAVIQSASHFVSQGPLRLRRSAESTVNTVTNLNLNLNLVFIAGCLLAAVGMISAVVMYKTKMSKVKYQPLPVFES